A window of the Polaribacter sp. HaHaR_3_91 genome harbors these coding sequences:
- a CDS encoding DUF3467 domain-containing protein, translating into MEENQNKDGQINIELDQEIAEGTYSNLAIINHSMSEFIVDFINIMPGVPKAKVKSRIILTPQHAKRLTQALADNVRKFEEQHGEIKDYEQPPIPMNFGPTGQA; encoded by the coding sequence ATGGAAGAAAATCAAAACAAAGACGGACAAATAAATATTGAGTTAGATCAAGAAATTGCAGAAGGAACGTATTCTAACCTAGCAATTATTAATCATTCTATGTCAGAATTTATTGTAGATTTTATTAATATTATGCCAGGTGTACCTAAGGCAAAAGTAAAATCTAGAATTATTTTAACTCCGCAACATGCTAAGAGGTTAACACAAGCTTTAGCAGACAATGTTAGAAAGTTTGAAGAACAACATGGTGAAATTAAAGATTACGAGCAACCTCCAATTCCAATGAATTTTGGTCCTACAGGACAGGCTTAA
- a CDS encoding TonB-dependent receptor: protein MKQFYNFNLFLLTMFLSLSAFNSFAQTSKIQGLITDKDGLYVPGANVLIELLKKGDISNFDGKFTIVGVPAGTHTIRITYLGFKDILQEVIVKENETTSVKIALISESILLDDVLITSYSLGSQSKALNTQKNNLNITNVVATDQIGKFPDANIGDAVKRIPGITMQVDQGEARNIIIRGLSPQLNSVTLNGSRIPSAEGDNRNVQMDLIPSDMIQSIQVNKAVTPDMDADALGGSVNLITRTSPQGFRLSATAGSGVNTITNKRILNGSFLVGDRSKNKKFGWMISATINDNDFGSHDVEAEWTDEFAYTNDAGEEVEMEVNPYANVFEERTYLVQRVRRSFSANFDYQINDDNNIYFKSMYNWRDDRENRFRLEHGILDAEDIELGDFSITDNTPTMFPVEVKRQSKGGIDNDRNKNRRLEDQKMQNYTLGGNHAAGKLKIDWMTSFAKASEERLNERYAEFETEYSINNDISDTRFPLFTAVNSSDFNDLSSFEFGEITEENQYTEEKDFNTFVNFELPSDFFGHGDGFIKFGFRGRFKTKLRDNDFFEYDLEDDYPTLSSIPTKDYSNSDYLAGSQYQAGLFADEEWLGSLDLTNGETISDEFLRANYNVKENVFAGYLMTNQRLSDKLSVLVGLRLEHTKLTATGNNILDEDTLDGTLTEESSYSNLMPGVHFKYDVSDKTVVRFAWTNTLARPNYVDITPTLDVVTGDEEVFLGNPDLKPTTSMNFDVMAETYFENVGILSGGLFYKNIKDFTYTFQSETTTDTFGPGTTGFEVYQPLNGDKATIFGAELAIQRKLDFLPGFLKNFSVYANYTFLTSDANGIRNEDGEEREDIDLPNTTPNMVNASLGYADQKFNARLSGNFSDAYVDEIGGNAFEDRYYDKQFFLDFSTGYTINKNLSIYASVNNLTNQPLRYYQGESGRTMQMEYYGRRITFGLKYDLFKK, encoded by the coding sequence ATGAAACAATTTTATAATTTTAATTTATTTTTATTAACGATGTTTCTGTCGTTAAGTGCGTTTAATTCATTTGCACAAACCAGTAAAATACAAGGTCTTATTACTGATAAAGATGGACTTTATGTGCCTGGTGCAAATGTTTTAATAGAATTGCTAAAAAAAGGTGATATTTCTAATTTTGATGGAAAGTTCACCATAGTTGGTGTACCGGCTGGTACGCACACTATAAGAATAACTTATTTAGGTTTTAAAGATATTTTACAAGAAGTTATTGTAAAAGAAAATGAAACTACTTCCGTAAAAATAGCACTTATTTCAGAAAGTATTCTATTGGATGATGTTTTAATTACATCTTATAGCTTAGGTAGCCAATCTAAAGCATTAAATACTCAGAAAAATAATTTAAATATTACTAATGTAGTTGCTACAGATCAGATTGGTAAATTTCCGGATGCAAATATTGGGGATGCAGTTAAAAGAATTCCAGGTATTACGATGCAAGTGGATCAAGGAGAAGCTAGAAATATTATTATTAGAGGTCTTTCTCCACAATTAAACTCAGTAACTCTAAACGGAAGTAGAATTCCGTCTGCAGAAGGAGATAACAGAAATGTACAGATGGATTTAATTCCGTCGGACATGATACAGTCTATACAAGTTAACAAAGCGGTAACGCCAGATATGGATGCAGATGCTTTAGGTGGTTCTGTTAATTTAATTACAAGAACTTCTCCGCAAGGTTTTAGGTTATCTGCTACAGCAGGTTCTGGTGTAAATACAATTACAAACAAAAGAATTTTAAATGGTTCTTTTTTAGTAGGAGATCGTTCTAAAAACAAAAAATTTGGTTGGATGATTTCTGCAACTATTAATGATAATGATTTTGGCTCTCATGATGTAGAGGCAGAATGGACTGATGAATTTGCCTATACAAATGATGCTGGAGAAGAAGTTGAAATGGAGGTAAATCCGTATGCAAATGTTTTTGAAGAACGTACCTATTTAGTACAAAGAGTTCGTAGAAGTTTTTCTGCAAATTTTGATTATCAAATTAATGATGACAATAACATCTATTTTAAATCGATGTATAACTGGAGAGACGATAGAGAAAATCGTTTTAGATTAGAACATGGTATTTTAGACGCAGAAGATATAGAACTTGGAGATTTTTCCATTACAGATAATACCCCAACAATGTTTCCTGTAGAAGTTAAAAGACAATCTAAAGGTGGTATTGATAACGATCGAAATAAAAATAGACGCTTAGAAGATCAAAAGATGCAAAATTACACACTTGGTGGTAATCATGCTGCAGGTAAATTAAAAATCGATTGGATGACTTCTTTTGCTAAAGCATCCGAAGAAAGATTAAATGAGCGATACGCGGAGTTTGAAACTGAATATAGTATTAATAATGATATTTCTGATACTAGATTCCCTTTGTTTACTGCTGTAAATTCATCAGATTTTAATGATCTTTCTAGTTTTGAATTCGGTGAAATCACAGAAGAAAATCAATATACAGAGGAAAAAGACTTTAATACTTTTGTTAATTTTGAATTACCATCTGATTTCTTTGGTCATGGAGACGGATTTATAAAATTTGGATTTAGAGGTCGCTTTAAAACAAAATTAAGAGATAATGATTTTTTTGAATATGATTTAGAAGATGATTATCCTACCTTATCATCTATACCAACCAAAGATTATTCGAATTCAGATTATTTAGCAGGTAGTCAATACCAAGCAGGTTTATTTGCAGATGAGGAGTGGTTAGGTAGCTTAGATTTAACCAACGGAGAAACTATAAGTGATGAGTTTTTAAGAGCAAATTATAATGTAAAGGAAAATGTATTTGCTGGTTACCTTATGACCAATCAAAGATTGTCTGACAAGCTAAGTGTATTGGTTGGTTTAAGATTAGAGCACACAAAATTAACGGCAACAGGAAATAATATTTTAGATGAAGATACTTTAGACGGTACTTTAACCGAAGAAAGTTCTTATTCTAACTTAATGCCAGGTGTACATTTTAAATATGATGTTTCTGATAAAACGGTAGTAAGGTTTGCTTGGACCAATACGTTGGCAAGACCAAATTACGTAGATATTACACCAACTTTGGATGTTGTAACCGGTGATGAAGAAGTCTTCTTAGGAAATCCAGATTTAAAGCCAACAACTTCTATGAATTTTGATGTGATGGCAGAAACTTATTTTGAGAACGTAGGTATTTTATCTGGAGGTTTATTCTACAAAAACATTAAAGATTTTACCTATACTTTTCAATCGGAAACTACTACAGATACTTTTGGACCAGGAACTACTGGTTTTGAAGTTTATCAACCTTTAAATGGAGATAAAGCAACTATTTTTGGAGCAGAATTAGCAATTCAAAGAAAATTAGATTTCTTACCAGGCTTTCTTAAAAACTTTAGTGTGTATGCAAATTATACTTTTTTAACTTCGGATGCAAACGGAATTCGTAATGAAGACGGTGAAGAAAGAGAAGATATAGATTTACCAAATACAACACCAAATATGGTGAATGCTTCTTTAGGATATGCAGATCAAAAATTTAATGCAAGACTTTCTGGTAATTTTTCTGATGCTTATGTAGATGAAATAGGAGGGAATGCATTTGAGGATCGTTATTACGACAAACAATTTTTCTTAGATTTTAGCACAGGTTATACCATTAATAAGAATTTAAGTATTTATGCCAGTGTAAATAACCTTACCAACCAACCATTACGTTATTACCAAGGAGAAAGTGGTAGAACAATGCAAATGGAATACTATGGTAGAAGAATTACATTTGGTTTAAAATATGATTTATTTAAAAAATAG
- a CDS encoding phytase → MKLSIKNSILFLGTLTLLSCTTGSKLPAIAPDVITEKSINDTDDPAIWIHPTDATKSIVFGTDKETNGAIYAYDLQGKIIEDKTIRNIKRPNNVDLEYGFQVNDSVKVDILIFTEREEQQIRMFSVPDMKPLDQGGFPVFEDETFSENKLPMGIAIYKSPIDGSFYAIVGRKTGPKEGYLYQYKLVSENSKVTATLVRKFGDFSGEKEIEAIAVDAEMGYVYYSDEGHCIRKYYAEPSKGNKEIACFGSELFERDIEGIAIAKFENEKGYIIVSDQQQGQFNLFDRQTNEFVKAVNLSTTETDGCDVVTVPLNDTFKSGLFVAMNDAKDFYFYDLDKLLK, encoded by the coding sequence ATGAAATTATCAATAAAAAATAGCATCCTATTTTTAGGAACATTAACATTGTTATCGTGTACTACTGGTAGTAAATTACCTGCAATAGCACCAGATGTAATTACAGAAAAATCTATAAATGATACAGATGATCCTGCCATTTGGATTCATCCAACAGATGCAACAAAAAGTATTGTTTTTGGAACAGATAAAGAAACCAATGGAGCAATTTATGCGTATGATTTACAAGGTAAAATTATAGAAGATAAAACCATCAGAAATATAAAAAGACCTAACAATGTAGATTTAGAATATGGTTTTCAGGTAAATGATTCTGTAAAAGTAGATATTTTGATCTTTACAGAAAGAGAAGAACAGCAAATTAGAATGTTTTCTGTACCCGATATGAAGCCTTTAGATCAAGGAGGATTTCCAGTTTTTGAAGATGAAACTTTTTCAGAAAACAAATTACCAATGGGAATTGCTATCTATAAAAGTCCGATTGATGGTAGTTTTTATGCAATAGTTGGTAGAAAAACAGGACCTAAAGAAGGCTATTTATATCAATATAAATTGGTTTCAGAAAATAGTAAAGTAACCGCTACTTTGGTTAGAAAGTTCGGGGATTTTAGTGGTGAAAAAGAAATTGAAGCCATTGCTGTTGATGCAGAAATGGGTTATGTTTATTATTCTGATGAAGGACATTGTATTCGTAAATATTATGCAGAACCTTCTAAAGGAAATAAAGAAATTGCTTGTTTTGGAAGTGAACTTTTTGAAAGAGATATAGAAGGTATTGCAATTGCTAAATTTGAGAATGAGAAAGGGTATATTATTGTTTCGGATCAACAACAGGGACAATTTAATTTGTTTGATAGGCAAACAAATGAGTTTGTAAAAGCAGTTAATCTATCAACTACTGAAACAGATGGATGTGATGTGGTTACCGTACCTTTAAACGACACTTTTAAAAGTGGGCTATTTGTAGCAATGAATGATGCTAAAGATTTTTATTTTTATGATTTGGATAAATTATTAAAGTAA
- a CDS encoding carboxylesterase family protein, translating into MKMLLSLILLLVFFDGFSQERYLEKFSKYKEKTYTYHQLKEEESLKLNFYKPKKAKGKTPLLIYVHGGGFSGGSRNDKKSRDFAEEMVQYGYAVASISYRLTMKGKGFGCATNSSLKIAAFNEVSKDISYAVQYLIAHKNKFKIDIDNIILVGSSAGAEAILNLAYVYDNKILNKNFKFAGIIAMAGAITSIDNITSDNAIPTQLFHGVKDNLVPYYIASHHYCKLASPGFLNLFGSRAIANKLKAINKSYYLYSIKEGSHNWNSKPIYECTKEIIDFLYYDVLKRNNRQIETTF; encoded by the coding sequence ATGAAAATGCTACTTTCTTTAATTTTATTATTAGTATTTTTCGATGGTTTTTCTCAAGAAAGGTATTTAGAAAAGTTTTCAAAATATAAAGAGAAAACATACACTTACCATCAATTAAAAGAAGAGGAAAGTTTAAAGTTAAATTTTTATAAACCTAAAAAAGCAAAAGGGAAAACTCCATTATTAATATATGTTCATGGAGGTGGATTTTCAGGAGGAAGTAGAAATGATAAAAAGTCTAGAGATTTTGCGGAAGAAATGGTTCAATATGGTTATGCTGTAGCATCCATATCTTATAGGTTAACCATGAAAGGTAAAGGTTTTGGATGCGCTACAAACTCATCATTAAAAATAGCTGCTTTTAATGAAGTCTCTAAAGATATAAGTTATGCTGTACAATATTTAATAGCACATAAAAACAAGTTTAAAATAGATATAGATAACATTATTTTGGTGGGTTCTAGTGCTGGTGCAGAAGCTATTTTAAATTTAGCCTATGTTTATGATAACAAAATTTTAAACAAGAATTTTAAATTTGCTGGTATCATTGCAATGGCTGGTGCAATAACTTCTATTGATAATATAACTTCAGATAATGCAATTCCTACTCAATTATTTCATGGAGTAAAAGATAATTTAGTTCCTTATTATATCGCTTCTCACCATTATTGTAAGTTAGCATCTCCTGGTTTTTTAAACTTGTTTGGTTCTAGAGCGATTGCAAATAAACTAAAGGCTATTAATAAGTCATATTACTTATATAGTATAAAGGAAGGAAGCCATAACTGGAATTCTAAGCCCATATATGAGTGTACAAAAGAAATTATAGATTTTTTATATTATGATGTTTTAAAAAGAAATAACCGGCAAATTGAAACTACTTTTTAA
- a CDS encoding heparan-alpha-glucosaminide N-acetyltransferase domain-containing protein, with amino-acid sequence MDIKRLYFIDIIRAFAILMMLQGHFIDTLLANSYRDLNDPTFMLWSYFRGITAPTFFTISGLIFTYLLLNSKEKGLEKERMIKGITRGGFLIAIGYLLRVPLFSWLTGTFNTSFLAIDVLQIIGLSLILIISFYFISNKKTILFSIITFIFGITIFITEPLYRGLNITAIPLFINNYISKSNGSIFTIIPWSGFVCFGAFLATIFHKNVFKKSFKKIIISFFICFGFILIFCSSKILVYFSKLTDSQLLMDAASYNYLFTRFGNVLLIFAFFFSLEKYLKSSLILKIGQKTLSIYVIHFIIIYGSFTGLGLKKIIGKSLNPTEAIIGAILFLIVVCLLSFYYAKTNTFLYLKLRKVFNKIKK; translated from the coding sequence GTGGATATTAAACGACTATATTTTATTGATATTATTAGGGCTTTTGCTATCTTAATGATGCTACAAGGGCACTTTATAGATACGTTACTAGCTAACTCGTATAGAGATTTAAATGATCCTACTTTTATGCTATGGTCTTATTTTAGAGGCATTACTGCCCCAACTTTTTTTACTATTTCGGGATTAATTTTCACCTATCTTTTGTTAAATTCAAAAGAAAAAGGATTAGAAAAAGAAAGAATGATAAAAGGAATTACCAGAGGGGGCTTTTTAATAGCTATTGGTTACTTACTAAGAGTTCCGCTTTTTAGTTGGTTAACAGGTACATTTAATACTTCTTTTTTAGCTATTGATGTGCTACAAATAATAGGCCTAAGCTTAATATTAATTATTAGTTTTTATTTTATCAGTAACAAAAAAACAATACTTTTTTCTATAATTACATTCATCTTTGGTATTACTATATTTATAACAGAACCTCTGTATAGAGGTTTAAACATAACGGCTATTCCACTTTTTATAAATAATTATATTTCTAAAAGTAATGGATCTATATTTACAATTATTCCCTGGTCTGGTTTTGTCTGTTTTGGTGCATTTTTAGCAACAATTTTTCATAAAAATGTATTCAAAAAAAGTTTTAAAAAAATAATCATTTCTTTTTTTATATGTTTTGGTTTTATTCTAATATTTTGTTCTTCAAAAATACTTGTATATTTTTCAAAGTTAACAGACTCTCAACTATTAATGGATGCTGCTAGTTATAATTATCTGTTTACTAGATTTGGAAATGTATTATTAATTTTTGCTTTCTTCTTTAGTTTAGAGAAATATTTAAAGTCTTCCCTAATTTTAAAAATAGGTCAAAAAACATTATCCATTTATGTAATTCATTTCATTATTATTTATGGAAGCTTTACGGGATTAGGATTAAAAAAAATTATCGGTAAAAGTCTAAACCCAACAGAAGCAATTATTGGAGCTATACTATTCTTAATTGTAGTTTGCTTATTGTCTTTTTATTACGCGAAAACAAATACTTTTTTATATTTAAAATTGAGAAAAGTTTTTAATAAAATTAAAAAATAA
- the aroC gene encoding chorismate synthase produces MSFNSFGNLLKVTTYGESHGTAIGGVIDGFPAGLEVDFEAIQNELDRRKPGQSKIVTQRKEPDTVEFHSGIFEGKTTGTSIGFIIRNTNQKSKDYNHNTNVYRPSHADFTYDKKFGNRDYRGGGRSSARETANWVVAGALAKQLIASMNINAFTSSVGDIFIDKPYQDLDFSKTESNIVRCPDEVSAEKMINRIQEIRKAGDTIGGTVTCVAQNVPVGLGEPIFQKLHAQLGSAMLSINAVKGFEFGSGFCGAKMKGSDHNDVFNADGSTQSNLSGGIQGGISNGMDIYFRVAFKPVATIMSSQQTINSEYEVTEITGKGRHDPCVVPRAVPIVEAMTALVLADFWLLNKTRQI; encoded by the coding sequence ATGTCATTTAATTCCTTTGGAAATTTATTAAAAGTAACAACGTATGGAGAATCTCACGGAACTGCTATTGGTGGCGTCATAGATGGATTCCCTGCAGGATTAGAGGTAGATTTTGAAGCTATTCAAAATGAGTTAGATAGACGTAAACCTGGGCAATCTAAAATTGTTACCCAGCGTAAAGAACCAGATACTGTGGAATTTCATTCAGGTATTTTTGAAGGTAAAACTACAGGTACTTCTATTGGTTTTATTATTAGAAACACCAATCAAAAATCTAAAGATTACAACCACAATACCAATGTATATAGACCTTCTCATGCAGATTTTACGTATGATAAGAAATTTGGAAACAGAGATTATAGAGGTGGCGGAAGAAGTTCTGCCCGCGAAACTGCCAATTGGGTAGTTGCTGGTGCTTTAGCAAAACAGTTAATTGCTAGCATGAATATAAATGCCTTTACATCTTCTGTTGGCGATATTTTTATAGACAAACCGTATCAAGATTTAGATTTTTCTAAAACAGAAAGTAATATTGTTCGTTGTCCGGATGAAGTTTCTGCAGAGAAAATGATAAACAGAATACAAGAAATTAGAAAAGCTGGTGATACAATTGGTGGTACCGTAACTTGTGTTGCTCAAAATGTACCTGTAGGTTTAGGAGAACCAATATTTCAGAAATTACACGCACAATTAGGTAGCGCAATGTTATCTATAAATGCCGTAAAAGGTTTTGAATTTGGTAGTGGATTTTGTGGCGCAAAAATGAAAGGTTCAGATCATAACGATGTTTTTAATGCAGACGGTTCTACACAATCTAATTTATCTGGTGGTATACAAGGTGGAATAAGCAATGGTATGGATATCTATTTTAGAGTTGCTTTTAAACCTGTTGCAACTATTATGAGCTCTCAACAAACTATTAACTCAGAATATGAAGTTACAGAGATTACAGGTAAAGGACGTCATGACCCTTGTGTTGTACCTAGAGCTGTACCAATTGTAGAAGCAATGACTGCTTTAGTATTAGCTGATTTTTGGTTGTTAAATAAAACGAGACAGATATAA